One Chryseobacterium indoltheticum DNA segment encodes these proteins:
- a CDS encoding fibronectin type III domain-containing protein yields MKKHQPALLLGVLGLLTSSLALAQNYQTMPIQSGFNEDVIANGIGTALSSTSAILDGDSYVFVAKNFQATATSPAITYGVPIDGIINSAVISTPGLSYQLGNLSTVNSLKLSNTNLTGTMVFTTPKAATKLYMLSTSGSAASTLTVTVNFTDATSQQITGIAVPDWYNGSGFAVQGLGRINRATDGLDAAGGTNPRMYQAALDIDVANQAKPIQSVTITKTSTSNGFPNVFAFSADAYSTCAPPVLQAATNITANGVTLNWTASSSSQATTYGVYYSVSSTAPTSSTAPILNNVSGVTTPVGGLMSNTTYYYWVRTNCGGTTAQSVWSFAGTFKTACGPMTSLSENFDSYATGTTLPDCWVRNFVNGTMSISSSTPASGTRNIYQTNTSTQTPSTVVLPEFSNINAGTHWLRLKARVSAATGTLNVGYVTNPTDPSTFVLLQALSIANTNYTSTNPQYTVIVPSSVPANARLAVRNTADGKGYYWDDVIWEPVPSCLPPTAVTPSAITANTATVSWAAPSSVPASGYEVYYSTTNTAPTFTTVLNATNSATSATTSALLNGLSAVTTYYVWVRSKCSATDVSEWSFSSTFTTECATVTAPFSQTFDNGALPNCWQNLNPTTTGTYAFWRFSGSPGYGVSTSFNGRTAGTYAWVDASSPYDGVHNVQLVTPFIDLTGLTQPYISFEWYKNHSSSSSTIIPSTFADNKLIVEVNNGNGWVSVFNDSSNSGQWRTVEIPLPSSYIGTTIQVRFTVDKDTAGNAYFYDDLLLDNIEVKQNPNLSTSEVASAKKDVKVYPNPFRDIINISELKDIKTIRVTDVAGRTLKTIENPTKEISLGSLNSGLYLITMYFKDGSQNTVKATKK; encoded by the coding sequence ATGAAAAAACATCAACCAGCTCTTTTGCTGGGTGTGCTGGGACTTCTGACCAGTTCGCTTGCATTAGCACAAAATTATCAGACAATGCCGATACAGTCAGGTTTTAACGAAGACGTTATAGCTAATGGAATTGGTACGGCATTAAGCTCTACATCAGCAATTTTAGATGGAGATTCTTATGTTTTTGTAGCTAAAAACTTTCAGGCTACAGCAACCAGCCCAGCAATTACTTACGGAGTTCCTATTGATGGAATTATCAATTCTGCTGTTATTTCAACTCCTGGTTTAAGTTATCAGCTAGGGAATCTTAGTACGGTAAATTCGCTAAAATTATCTAACACAAATCTTACAGGAACCATGGTGTTTACTACACCAAAAGCTGCTACGAAACTGTATATGCTGTCAACAAGTGGAAGCGCTGCTTCTACGCTTACAGTGACTGTAAACTTTACTGATGCTACCAGCCAGCAAATAACAGGTATTGCAGTTCCTGATTGGTACAACGGATCTGGTTTTGCGGTTCAAGGTTTAGGAAGAATTAATAGAGCAACTGACGGATTGGATGCAGCAGGTGGTACCAACCCAAGAATGTATCAAGCTGCATTAGATATTGATGTAGCAAACCAGGCAAAGCCAATTCAAAGTGTAACAATCACAAAGACTTCTACTTCTAATGGATTTCCTAATGTTTTTGCTTTCTCGGCGGATGCTTATTCAACTTGTGCGCCTCCTGTATTGCAAGCTGCAACAAATATAACGGCAAATGGCGTAACCCTTAACTGGACTGCTTCATCAAGCTCGCAAGCTACTACTTACGGGGTTTACTACAGTGTAAGTTCTACGGCTCCAACTTCTTCCACTGCGCCGATTTTAAATAATGTTTCTGGAGTTACCACCCCTGTCGGAGGTTTAATGTCGAACACGACATATTATTATTGGGTAAGAACAAATTGTGGAGGTACAACAGCTCAAAGTGTTTGGTCTTTTGCAGGAACTTTTAAAACGGCTTGTGGACCGATGACCTCTTTATCTGAAAATTTCGATTCTTATGCTACAGGTACGACGCTCCCGGATTGCTGGGTTAGAAATTTTGTTAATGGAACCATGTCAATAAGTTCTTCTACACCGGCATCAGGAACAAGAAATATTTATCAAACAAATACTTCTACTCAAACACCGAGTACAGTTGTCTTACCAGAATTCAGCAACATTAATGCTGGTACTCATTGGTTAAGATTAAAAGCAAGGGTGAGTGCTGCAACCGGTACATTGAATGTTGGATATGTTACGAATCCTACAGACCCAAGTACTTTTGTGTTGCTTCAGGCCTTAAGCATTGCCAATACAAACTATACAAGTACTAATCCTCAATATACGGTGATTGTTCCTTCTTCTGTTCCTGCAAATGCAAGATTGGCGGTACGAAACACCGCAGACGGAAAAGGATATTACTGGGATGACGTTATTTGGGAACCGGTTCCTTCATGTTTACCTCCTACAGCTGTCACTCCTTCTGCTATTACTGCTAATACTGCTACGGTTTCATGGGCTGCACCTTCTTCTGTTCCGGCAAGTGGATATGAAGTATATTACAGTACAACAAATACGGCTCCTACTTTCACAACTGTTTTAAATGCTACAAACTCTGCAACCTCTGCTACGACCTCCGCACTATTGAACGGATTGTCTGCAGTGACTACTTATTATGTTTGGGTAAGATCAAAATGTTCAGCCACTGATGTAAGTGAATGGTCATTTAGTTCAACATTTACCACAGAATGTGCTACGGTAACTGCTCCTTTCAGTCAAACATTTGATAATGGAGCTCTTCCAAACTGTTGGCAGAATCTAAATCCTACAACTACTGGAACATACGCTTTTTGGAGATTTTCTGGAAGCCCAGGTTATGGTGTAAGTACATCATTTAATGGAAGGACGGCTGGGACATATGCTTGGGTAGATGCCAGTTCACCTTATGATGGAGTGCATAATGTTCAATTAGTTACTCCTTTTATAGATTTAACGGGATTAACGCAGCCTTATATTTCTTTTGAATGGTATAAAAATCACTCATCATCCAGTTCAACTATAATACCATCAACTTTTGCTGATAATAAACTTATTGTGGAAGTGAATAATGGAAATGGTTGGGTGTCTGTATTTAATGATAGCTCAAATTCTGGACAATGGAGAACAGTAGAAATTCCTTTGCCTTCTTCTTATATAGGAACGACTATTCAGGTTAGATTTACTGTGGACAAGGATACGGCTGGTAATGCATACTTTTATGATGATTTGCTGTTAGATAATATTGAAGTAAAACAAAATCCTAATTTATCAACTTCAGAAGTTGCTTCAGCTAAAAAAGATGTTAAAGTTTATCCTAATCCATTCAGGGATATCATTAATATTTCTGAGTTAAAGGATATTAAGACAATCAGAGTTACTGATGTAGCGGGAAGAACTCTTAAAACTATAGAAAATCCTACGAAGGAAATCAGTTTAGGCTCATTAAATTCAGGACTTTATTTGATTACAATGTATTTCAAAGACGGTTCTCAAAATACGGTGAAAGCCACTAAAAAGTAA
- the lnt gene encoding apolipoprotein N-acyltransferase has translation MKYVLLTLISAMLLSVSWPTYGVPFFIFFALVPLLMMEHGVSKFSNYNRKSWVVFGLSYLCFVIWNLVTTGWLYGSKNPDGSHSMMAVVFPVLVNSFLYSLVFQCYHWYKNAQGTYWGMAFLVAIWMSFEKFHLNWELTWPWLNLGNAFSEYPKLIQWYDTLGATGGSFWILLVNLLIFYTIRIWEAGRKRKDLIINVSATVLLIGLPMIISLIKFNSFNEKPIGEVSVLMLQPDLDPYGEKYSKDSITIQNELLALAENNTKGKIDYYIAPETAIPGRGSISETAFEKSELLNNVKGFLAKHPGSVFATGISSHKYFFDKNNLPKDAYQINDRAWVESYNSAVQIIPNQKVEVYHKGKLVPGVEIFPYMNVLKPLLGDAMINLGGTVASLGTDKERVAFSNPYNKGKIAPIICYESIYGEFVTDYVKKGANFLGIMTNDSWWGVTEGHKQLLSYARMRAIETRREIVRSANSGISAHINAKGEILEDTFYGDQTTLFAKVNLYEGETFYVRAGDFLSRLSIFSLGFLLFYFLIKRFQNKIKKENKK, from the coding sequence ATGAAATACGTCTTACTTACGCTCATTTCAGCGATGTTGCTATCGGTTTCGTGGCCGACTTACGGAGTTCCGTTTTTTATATTCTTTGCCCTCGTTCCGCTTCTGATGATGGAACATGGCGTTTCTAAATTTTCAAATTACAACAGAAAAAGTTGGGTCGTTTTCGGTCTTTCTTATCTGTGTTTTGTTATTTGGAATCTTGTGACCACAGGCTGGCTGTACGGATCAAAAAACCCGGATGGAAGTCATTCTATGATGGCCGTTGTATTTCCGGTTTTGGTCAATTCTTTTTTATATTCATTGGTTTTTCAATGTTATCATTGGTATAAAAATGCACAGGGAACGTATTGGGGAATGGCTTTTTTAGTAGCAATATGGATGAGTTTTGAAAAATTTCATCTCAATTGGGAATTAACGTGGCCTTGGCTGAATCTTGGAAATGCTTTTTCAGAATATCCGAAACTTATTCAGTGGTATGATACTCTGGGCGCAACTGGCGGAAGTTTCTGGATCTTGCTAGTTAATTTACTCATCTTTTACACCATCAGAATTTGGGAAGCCGGAAGAAAAAGAAAAGATTTAATCATCAATGTTTCTGCAACGGTACTTTTGATCGGTCTTCCGATGATTATTTCGTTGATAAAATTCAATAGTTTTAATGAAAAACCGATTGGTGAAGTCAGCGTTTTAATGTTGCAGCCGGATCTTGATCCTTATGGTGAGAAATACTCTAAAGACAGCATCACCATTCAGAATGAGCTTTTAGCTTTAGCTGAAAACAATACCAAAGGAAAGATTGATTATTATATCGCTCCCGAAACGGCAATTCCCGGGAGAGGCTCTATTTCTGAAACTGCTTTTGAAAAAAGTGAACTACTTAATAACGTAAAAGGTTTTCTTGCAAAACATCCAGGTTCTGTTTTTGCGACAGGAATTTCTTCTCACAAATATTTCTTTGATAAAAATAATTTACCCAAAGATGCCTATCAAATCAATGACAGAGCTTGGGTAGAAAGTTATAATTCTGCAGTTCAGATTATTCCGAATCAAAAGGTTGAAGTCTATCACAAAGGAAAGCTTGTTCCGGGTGTTGAAATTTTCCCTTACATGAATGTTTTAAAACCTCTTTTAGGCGATGCGATGATCAATCTGGGAGGAACAGTTGCTTCGCTTGGAACAGATAAAGAGCGTGTTGCATTTTCAAACCCTTATAATAAAGGAAAGATCGCACCGATTATTTGCTATGAAAGTATTTATGGTGAATTTGTAACTGATTACGTAAAAAAAGGAGCCAATTTCCTCGGAATCATGACCAATGATTCTTGGTGGGGCGTAACAGAAGGTCACAAACAGCTTCTTTCTTACGCAAGAATGAGAGCCATCGAAACCCGAAGAGAAATTGTACGTTCTGCAAACAGTGGAATTTCTGCCCATATTAATGCAAAAGGTGAAATTTTAGAAGACACTTTCTACGGCGATCAGACTACTTTATTTGCTAAAGTTAATCTTTATGAAGGTGAGACATTTTATGTAAGAGCAGGAGATTTTCTCTCAAGACTTTCTATTTTTTCGTTGGGATTTTTGCTTTTTTATTTTCTGATTAAAAGGTTTCAGAATAAAATAAAGAAGGAAAACAAAAAGTAA
- a CDS encoding T9SS type A sorting domain-containing protein codes for MKKLYIFAFFIPMMFQSQTFSEVSSSIKNFYYGSSDIGDFNNDGKPDVVYNGAVDNNADGTADVTFNEAYINNNSVFSAYGDLGTDVTHLGDIKFIDYNNDGLLDIVSTGLSYQDVVNYKHYRFLNTGSGFSKVEDTAGKVYGSIEVFDFNHDGKQDYAINGPQYVHGTGFVYDLSFYKNSGNGFQLTQSWLSGTQNGSFKVLDLNNDQLLDVVIFGYDKDTNPVFKVYLNSNGTLQESQTLLPLASGKLAYADFNADGFLDLAAIGQDGNYDEYLGVFMNDGTGQFTTHAISGEGLSASSVDVGDLNNDGYYDFVVIGDDKNNDGAVNVFLYNPASQSFTKASNTSLYNLGGTGNVRLFDYDGNNHPDVLMTGFDWADPDLNSFTKLYKNTSTETNLKPTAPTHLNLNKNGNTFNFTWSGATDDKTPVNALQYEIKVGTSPGAQDVAKYIVTTPSWFLTLDSSIQQVYWSVRSIDASKVYSDPSVENTLGVNDFSPKTKLSIYPNPASEKVFIKGEKASAVEMYSMDGKKLNVQLNSDQSVTVSDLPKGMYILKIKIKDNWITQKLMIK; via the coding sequence ATGAAAAAGTTGTATATTTTTGCTTTTTTTATTCCCATGATGTTTCAGTCTCAAACTTTTTCTGAAGTTTCCAGCAGCATAAAAAATTTCTATTACGGATCCAGCGACATCGGGGATTTTAATAATGACGGAAAACCGGATGTTGTATACAATGGTGCTGTAGATAATAATGCAGACGGAACCGCAGATGTTACATTTAACGAAGCTTATATTAATAATAACAGTGTTTTTTCTGCTTATGGAGATTTAGGAACAGATGTTACGCATTTAGGAGATATTAAATTTATAGATTATAATAATGACGGATTATTAGATATTGTTTCTACAGGTTTGAGTTATCAGGATGTTGTTAATTATAAGCATTATCGATTTTTAAATACAGGATCAGGCTTTTCGAAAGTTGAAGATACTGCCGGAAAAGTTTACGGCTCTATAGAAGTTTTTGATTTTAATCATGATGGAAAACAGGATTATGCAATCAACGGGCCTCAATATGTGCACGGAACCGGTTTTGTCTATGATTTAAGTTTTTACAAAAACTCAGGAAATGGTTTCCAATTAACTCAGTCATGGCTTTCCGGAACGCAGAACGGAAGTTTTAAAGTTTTAGACCTGAATAACGATCAGCTTTTAGATGTAGTTATTTTCGGGTATGACAAAGATACAAATCCAGTTTTTAAAGTATATCTAAATTCGAATGGCACACTTCAGGAATCTCAGACTTTATTGCCTTTAGCCAGTGGGAAATTGGCTTATGCAGACTTCAATGCAGATGGTTTTTTAGATTTGGCGGCGATTGGTCAGGATGGAAATTATGATGAATATCTTGGAGTCTTTATGAATGACGGAACGGGACAGTTTACAACACATGCAATTTCCGGAGAAGGGCTTTCTGCTTCAAGTGTAGATGTTGGAGATCTTAATAATGATGGGTATTACGATTTTGTAGTCATTGGTGATGATAAAAATAATGACGGAGCGGTGAATGTTTTTCTTTACAATCCGGCTTCTCAATCTTTTACAAAAGCGAGCAATACTTCTTTGTATAATCTTGGCGGAACAGGAAATGTAAGGCTTTTTGATTATGACGGAAACAATCATCCAGATGTTTTAATGACGGGTTTCGATTGGGCTGATCCTGATTTAAATTCATTCACTAAATTGTATAAAAATACATCTACGGAAACAAATTTAAAACCAACCGCTCCAACTCATTTAAATTTAAACAAAAACGGGAATACATTCAATTTTACATGGAGTGGCGCAACCGATGATAAAACTCCGGTCAATGCTTTACAATATGAAATTAAAGTCGGAACAAGTCCGGGAGCACAAGATGTAGCGAAATATATTGTGACCACACCTTCCTGGTTTTTAACACTTGATTCTTCTATTCAGCAAGTATATTGGAGTGTAAGATCAATTGATGCATCCAAAGTTTACTCCGATCCATCGGTAGAAAATACATTAGGCGTAAATGATTTTTCACCGAAGACAAAACTGTCGATATATCCAAATCCGGCTTCTGAAAAAGTTTTTATTAAAGGTGAAAAAGCTTCTGCAGTAGAAATGTACTCAATGGATGGTAAAAAACTCAATGTACAGCTTAACAGCGATCAGTCGGTAACCGTTTCTGATCTTCCAAAAGGAATGTACATTCTGAAAATTAAAATTAAAGATAACTGGATAACCCAAAAACTAATGATCAAGTAA
- the rpmB gene encoding 50S ribosomal protein L28, with the protein MSRICQITGKRAMVGNNVSHANNKTKRRFEINLLEKKFYLPEQDKHVTLKVSAHGLRIINKIGIEEAIERGIREGLIKKN; encoded by the coding sequence ATGTCAAGAATTTGCCAGATAACAGGAAAGCGTGCAATGGTTGGTAACAACGTTTCCCACGCTAATAACAAAACGAAGCGTCGTTTTGAAATTAACTTATTGGAAAAGAAATTTTACCTTCCAGAGCAAGACAAGCATGTTACGCTTAAAGTTTCAGCTCATGGATTGAGAATCATTAACAAGATTGGAATCGAAGAGGCTATCGAAAGAGGCATCAGAGAAGGATTGATTAAAAAGAACTAA
- a CDS encoding DUF4295 domain-containing protein, with protein sequence MAKKVVATLQSGQSKKMTKVVKMVKSSKSGAYVFEEKVMNADEVDGYLKK encoded by the coding sequence ATGGCAAAGAAAGTAGTAGCAACCCTACAAAGCGGACAGTCAAAAAAAATGACTAAAGTCGTGAAAATGGTGAAGTCTTCTAAATCAGGAGCTTACGTTTTCGAAGAAAAAGTAATGAATGCAGACGAAGTTGACGGTTATTTGAAAAAATAA
- the rpmG gene encoding 50S ribosomal protein L33 gives MAKKGNRVQVILECTEHKESGMPGMSRYISTKNKKNTTERLELKKYNPVLKRSTLHKEIK, from the coding sequence ATGGCAAAAAAAGGAAATAGAGTTCAAGTAATACTTGAATGTACAGAGCACAAAGAAAGCGGTATGCCAGGAATGTCTAGATACATTTCTACAAAAAATAAAAAGAACACTACAGAAAGATTGGAATTGAAAAAATACAATCCGGTTCTTAAGAGATCTACCCTTCACAAAGAAATCAAGTAA
- a CDS encoding VanZ family protein: protein MMLKKFYKFIILPYAIFLLYLMFFGMGRLQYEDNIVRIKPIVSTIWFVQETISWLDIIRIVLGNVVMFIPFGFLGWIFPQLKNLKNLVITFVSAIVIVEALQYFSRLGVFDVDDVILNTFGVFLGWQIKRVLETKLSKFVVE from the coding sequence ATGATGTTAAAGAAATTTTATAAATTCATCATTTTACCGTATGCCATTTTTTTGCTCTATCTGATGTTTTTCGGAATGGGAAGATTGCAGTATGAGGATAATATTGTGAGAATTAAGCCGATTGTTTCAACAATTTGGTTTGTTCAGGAAACAATAAGCTGGCTTGATATTATTAGAATTGTCTTGGGAAATGTGGTAATGTTTATTCCTTTTGGTTTCTTAGGCTGGATTTTTCCACAGTTGAAAAATTTAAAAAATCTAGTCATCACTTTTGTTTCTGCCATTGTGATTGTAGAAGCGTTGCAGTATTTTTCAAGATTGGGAGTCTTTGATGTGGATGATGTTATTCTGAATACTTTTGGAGTATTTCTGGGTTGGCAAATTAAAAGAGTCTTGGAAACTAAATTAAGCAAATTTGTAGTTGAATAA
- a CDS encoding pyridoxal phosphate-dependent aminotransferase, with the protein MPNISNRAQQMPPSPVRKLVPFALQAKQRGTKVYHLNIGQPDIETPETALNALKNIDLKVLEYALSEGNIEYRKALTEYYHSLDFTDLTPDNFIVTNGGSEALNFAISTLCDDGDEVIIPEPYYANYNGFTSTFNVNVVAIPSSIDTGFALPPIEEFEKKITAKTRAIVICNPGNPTGYLYTREELQKLAEIALKYDIVVISDEVYREYVYDGKQQVSMLAFPELSENCIIIDSESKRYSMCGVRIGCLITRSKKIHDAAMLFAQARLSPVLLGQIAATAAHQNDGAYIRAVREEYTHRRNVLVDLLNAIPGVICPKPKGAFYCVAELPVDDTEKFAQWLLEKYTLNNETIMVAPAGGFYSDPELGKKQVRIAYVLKEEDLRKSAEILKNALEKYKLEFNL; encoded by the coding sequence ATGCCAAACATTTCAAACAGAGCACAACAGATGCCGCCTTCGCCGGTAAGAAAACTGGTTCCTTTTGCCTTACAGGCCAAACAAAGAGGTACAAAAGTATATCACCTGAACATCGGGCAACCGGATATAGAAACTCCTGAAACCGCTTTGAATGCTTTAAAAAACATTGATTTAAAAGTTTTGGAATATGCTCTTTCAGAAGGAAATATTGAATACAGAAAAGCATTGACAGAATATTACCACTCTTTAGATTTTACAGATCTTACTCCTGATAATTTTATCGTTACCAATGGTGGATCTGAAGCTTTAAATTTCGCCATTTCTACTCTTTGTGATGATGGTGACGAAGTGATTATCCCTGAACCTTATTATGCAAATTATAACGGATTTACAAGCACATTCAATGTAAATGTAGTTGCCATTCCTTCTTCTATTGACACTGGTTTTGCACTTCCTCCGATTGAAGAATTCGAGAAGAAAATCACGGCTAAAACAAGAGCAATCGTTATCTGCAACCCTGGAAATCCTACAGGATATCTTTACACCCGTGAAGAACTTCAGAAATTAGCTGAAATTGCTTTAAAATATGACATTGTTGTCATTTCTGACGAGGTTTACAGAGAATATGTGTATGACGGAAAACAACAAGTTTCAATGCTTGCTTTTCCTGAACTAAGCGAAAACTGTATCATCATCGATTCTGAATCTAAGCGTTACTCAATGTGTGGCGTAAGAATCGGATGTTTAATTACCCGTTCAAAAAAGATCCACGATGCTGCAATGCTTTTTGCACAGGCAAGATTAAGTCCGGTACTTTTGGGACAGATCGCTGCAACTGCCGCTCATCAAAATGACGGCGCATACATCAGAGCTGTAAGAGAAGAATATACTCACAGAAGAAATGTTTTGGTTGATTTACTAAATGCAATTCCGGGAGTTATTTGCCCAAAACCAAAAGGAGCATTTTATTGCGTTGCCGAACTTCCGGTAGACGATACTGAAAAATTCGCACAATGGCTTCTTGAAAAATACACCCTAAATAACGAAACCATTATGGTTGCCCCTGCAGGAGGTTTTTACAGCGATCCTGAATTAGGAAAAAAACAAGTAAGAATTGCTTACGTTTTGAAAGAAGAAGATTTAAGAAAAAGTGCGGAGATCTTAAAAAATGCACTTGAAAAATATAAATTAGAGTTCAATCTTTAA
- the murB gene encoding UDP-N-acetylmuramate dehydrogenase, with translation MQENFSLKPFNTFGVEAKAKYFVEVNTVEELIETLKHSNTQTLPLLFLGGGSNILFTKDFDGLAIQLNLKGISEEFLNKNEVLVTAKAGENWHEFVMYCLGKNYGGLENLSLIPGNVGTSPMQNIGAYGTEIKDHFVSCKVLNLQTLEVETFDLEKCRFGYRDSIFKQEGKNQYVILEVSFKLTTQNHSIKTEYGAIKSELENLGIINPTIQDVSKAVINIRQSKLPDPKKIGNAGSFFKNPTIPLAQFEDLKLKFENIQGYPNGNFVKVPAGWLIEQCGWKGKQIGNVASHQLQSLVIINATGNASGKEIFDFSALIIDSVKEKFGIELEREVNIL, from the coding sequence ATGCAGGAAAATTTTTCACTAAAACCTTTCAATACTTTTGGAGTAGAAGCAAAAGCAAAATATTTTGTTGAAGTAAATACTGTAGAAGAATTAATCGAAACTCTAAAACACTCAAACACTCAAACGCTCCCTCTCCTATTCTTGGGTGGTGGAAGCAATATTCTTTTCACAAAAGATTTTGACGGTTTAGCGATACAGTTAAATTTAAAAGGAATTTCTGAAGAATTTTTAAATAAAAACGAAGTTTTAGTAACTGCGAAAGCCGGAGAAAACTGGCATGAATTCGTCATGTATTGCTTGGGTAAAAACTATGGCGGACTCGAAAATCTTTCTCTGATTCCTGGAAATGTGGGAACTTCACCAATGCAGAATATCGGTGCTTACGGAACCGAAATAAAAGATCATTTTGTGAGTTGTAAAGTTTTGAATTTACAAACATTAGAAGTTGAAACTTTTGATCTGGAAAAATGCAGATTCGGGTACAGAGATTCCATTTTTAAGCAGGAAGGAAAAAACCAATATGTGATTTTGGAAGTTAGTTTTAAATTGACCACTCAAAACCACAGCATTAAAACAGAATATGGCGCCATAAAATCTGAACTGGAAAATTTAGGCATCATAAATCCAACAATTCAGGATGTTTCAAAAGCTGTGATCAACATTAGACAAAGCAAACTTCCAGATCCGAAAAAAATTGGTAATGCCGGAAGTTTTTTTAAAAATCCAACTATTCCTTTAGCTCAGTTTGAAGATTTAAAATTAAAATTTGAAAATATTCAAGGTTATCCGAACGGAAACTTCGTAAAAGTTCCTGCAGGCTGGCTTATCGAGCAATGTGGCTGGAAAGGAAAACAAATCGGGAACGTTGCTTCACATCAATTACAGTCTTTAGTCATCATCAACGCAACAGGGAATGCTTCCGGAAAAGAAATTTTTGATTTTTCAGCTTTAATTATTGATTCCGTAAAAGAAAAATTCGGCATTGAACTCGAACGAGAAGTGAATATTCTTTAG
- the proC gene encoding pyrroline-5-carboxylate reductase → MKIAIIGAGNMGLSFSKSFLKYELIKPENLHLITRSQSKILKIKEEFPKSEISVFEEVKNLDTDLIIIAVKPQDFQKVAESFQFSLNENQMILSIMAGIKIEKIQKSLHHKSVVRAMPNSPTLLGMGITGYTSAEGISFNQLMNIERLLNSTGRSVYLENEDLLDGVTALSGSGPAYFYYIVDAMIKAGTQMGIDENLSKLFVKQTMLGAYHLINNSDKSLEDLIKDVASKGGTTEAALKTFEENNFKEILQQGILNAEKRAKELNG, encoded by the coding sequence ATGAAAATCGCCATCATCGGAGCCGGAAATATGGGTTTATCTTTTTCAAAATCATTTTTGAAATATGAACTTATAAAACCTGAAAACCTTCACCTAATCACCAGAAGTCAATCAAAAATTCTGAAAATAAAAGAAGAATTCCCCAAATCTGAAATTTCTGTATTTGAAGAGGTAAAAAATTTAGATACCGATTTAATCATCATTGCCGTAAAACCACAGGATTTTCAAAAAGTAGCGGAAAGTTTTCAGTTTTCTTTAAACGAAAATCAGATGATATTGTCGATTATGGCAGGGATTAAAATTGAAAAAATCCAAAAGTCTTTACATCACAAATCCGTTGTAAGAGCAATGCCCAACTCTCCTACTCTTTTGGGAATGGGAATTACCGGCTATACTTCTGCAGAAGGAATTTCTTTTAATCAGTTAATGAATATCGAAAGACTTCTAAACAGCACCGGAAGATCTGTTTATTTGGAAAATGAAGATTTACTAGACGGAGTTACCGCACTTTCCGGAAGCGGACCAGCATATTTTTATTATATCGTAGATGCAATGATTAAAGCCGGAACACAAATGGGAATTGATGAAAATTTGTCTAAACTGTTCGTAAAGCAAACGATGTTGGGCGCTTATCATTTGATCAATAATTCTGATAAAAGCCTGGAAGACCTGATAAAAGATGTGGCCTCAAAAGGCGGAACGACAGAAGCCGCATTAAAAACTTTTGAAGAAAATAATTTTAAAGAAATTCTGCAACAGGGAATTTTAAATGCTGAAAAACGTGCTAAGGAATTGAATGGGTAA